AAAGCTTTCAACTGGGATGGGTACACGTTTAATGCTGATCTCTCGGACGAGGAACGTTATTTCTTTACCCGAATAAAGAAGTAAAACAGAAAGAGTTGCAGGTACATATTTCATGTTGCCTCCCAGTCTGCAACTTTTTCTAAAATATTTGGTCCGGGAAGAAACAAAAAAGACTTTTTGTAGGTATATCTAACCGTAATAATTAATCTGATTTAACTATGAAAGAACGAGAGATAGAACCGGGAACACCTGAAATCAATAAAAAGTATTCCATTGTAGTTGATAGAAAAGGGCCTTACTTGGTGTATGGTCATCCGCTTTTAAAACAACAGTTTATCGTGCAGAATGACGAGGGAAGTTCATGGTCATATCGGGATGGGATTGAGTACGATATGAATGATGAACCCACGGCTTTATGTCGTTGCGGGGCTTCTGCCAATAAGCCGTATTGCGACGGGGCTCACTTGAACACGAATTGGGACCCCACGCTGACAGCCGATAATATTCCTTTATTGAAAGATGCCGATGTGGTTGACGGGCCCACGCTTGAACTGACGGATAACGAGAAATATTGTGCTTTTGCCCGTTTTTGTGATGCTTACGGGAAGGTTTGGAATCTCGTGGAGGAGTCCGATGATCCGGAGGCTAGGGAGTTGACGATCCGGGAGGCTAATTATTGTCCGGCAGGTCGTTTGAAGGCTTGGGATAAGGATAAGGGGGAATTTATTGAAAATAAACTGGAACCATCACTGGTACTGTTGGAAGACCCACAGGAGCGTTGTAGCGGTCCCTTGTTCGTACGGGGCGGGATTCCGATTGACGACACGGAGGGCGTGAGGTACGAACTTCGGAACCGGGTTACACTATGTCGTTGCGGGGCGTCATCGAACAAACCTTTCTGTGACGGGACGCACGTGAGTATTCGTTTCCGGGACGGGTTACCGGGACCGCATGGCGGGATAAAGTAAAATGGTCTGAATCTGCAAATTAACTCATCGGGAGAATATTATATTCGAGATAACTATGACCATGTTATAAAGCAGGTGGTATATACTTATAAATACCTAATATCTGATTACAATATTTTGCATTTATGGTAGGAGCGGAGTAGGGGAGGCATTATTTGGGATTTTGCTTTTCCCGAATTACCCTCGTTTTCCGAACCTGAATATGTGAGCGTCCACGAAAAGGTATTTTATATCGGATTTGAGTTTTTCTATCGTTCTTAACATTTATTGTTTGTTGGCATGATATTTGTTGATTATTCGTGTAATCAATAAAATTGTAGGATGGATGCATTTCATATTTTTCTGGCCGTGATGACCGGAATTGCTGTTATTGTTTTTGTAGCCCTGTACTTCGTGAAAGCGGGTTATGGTATGTTTTTCGATGCCAAGTGGGGGCGACCAATAGATAACCGGATCGGCTGGGTACTGATGGAAGCTCCTGTTTTTATCGCGATGGCACTTTTCTGGTATTTCTCGGATAGGGGGTATGAGTTGGTGCCGTTGATTTTCTTTATTTTTTTCGAGATACATTATTTTCAGCGTGCGTTTATTTTCCCGTTATTACTGAAAGGTAAGGGGAGAATGCCGATGGGAATCATGTTGATGGGAATCACGTTTAACGTGTTGAATGCGTGTATGCAGGGAGGGTGGATTTTCTATTTCGCCCCGTCGGATCTTTATACCCCGGAGTGGTTGACGTCCCCGCAGTTTATTATCGGAACGGTATTGTTCTTTGCCGGGATGTTCACGAATATACAGTCGGACCATATTATTCGTCATTTGCGGCGTCCCGGTGACACGGGGCATTATTTACCCAAGGGCGGGATGTTTCGTTACGTGACTTCAGCAAATTATTTTGGCGAGATTGTAGAATGGGTCGGTTTTGCCATTCTCACATGGTCGCTTTCCGGGGCAGTTTTTGCCATCTGGACGTTCGCTAATTTAGTACCGAGAGCTAATACAATTTATCACAAATATTTGGGGATGTTCGGGGACGAGGTGAAAAAACGTCGTCTGAAACGAGTGATTCCTTTTATATATTAAGAAAAATGATATGACACGAGAATCCAAGTTATTCACGCCATTAACGATAGGGCCGCTGACTTTACGTAACCGAACCATACGGGCCGCGGCATTCGAGGGTATGTGTCCGGGGAATGCTCCTTCGGAAATGTTACATGATTATCATCTTTCGGTGGCCCGGGGGGGAATCGGGATGACGACGATCGCTTACGCTGCTATTGTTCGTAGCGGTTTATCGTTTCCCCACCAATTGTGGTTAAGGCCGGAGATTCTTCCTGCATTACGACAACTCACGGATGATATACACGCCACGGGTGCGGCTGCATCCATACAGATCGGGCATTGCGGGAATATGTCGCACAAGGGGATTTGTGGCTGCACGCCCATTTCCGCTTCGAGTGGTTTTAATATTTACTCGCCGACATTGGTGCGGGGAATGAAGAAAGAGGAGATCGTGGAGATGGCAAAGGCATTCGGACAAGCGGTGAATATGGCTAGGGAGGCAGGGTTTGATGCCGTGGAGGTTCATGCCGGACACGGGTATCTGATCAGTCAGTTCCTTTCCCCTTACACGAATCACCGGAAGGATGAGTTCGGGGGATCGCTGGAGAACCGGATGCGGTTTATGCGTATGGCTATGGCGGAAGTGATGAAAGCGGCGGGGGATGACATGGCCGTGTTGGTGAAGATGAATACCCGAGATGGATTCCGGGGTGGGATGGAGGTGCCGGAATGTATCGAGGTGGCCAAGGCTCTGGAAGAGATAGGGGTTCATGCCTTGATTTTGAGCGGTGGTTTTGTCAGTCGGGCCCCGATGTACGTGATGAGGGGGGCCATGCCTATCCGTAGTCTGACGTATTATATGCAACAATTCTGGTTACCGATAGGCGTTCGGGTTGCCGGGCATATGATGATTCCGACGGTACCGTTTAAAGAAGCTTATTTTTTCGAAGATGCATTGAAATTCCGGGAAGCGGTGAAGTTACCTCTCGTGTACGTGGGGGGATTGGTTTCCCGGGAAAAGATAGATATGGTGTTGGATGCCGGATTTGACGGGGTGTCGATGGCTCGTGCTTTGTTGAATGAACCGGATTTTGTGAACCGGATGGCGAGGGAAGAGAATGCCCGGAATGCTTGCGAACATGCGAATTATTGTATCGCCCGTATGTATTCTAGGGAGATGGCCTGTCATAAGCATATTCCGGATTTACCCAAGAAGTTATTGAAGGAGTTGGAATCGGCTTCCAAGAAAAATTGAAATATGATTTATGGAAGTAATTGATCAGCCTAGTGTTCATCCGGTGGCCATTGTCACGGGAGCCAGTTCGGGAATCGGCTTGGAGTATGCCCGGGAGTTGTGTTCCCGGGGATATGATGTCGTGATGGTCAGTAACGAGGAAGAGCGCCTTACGCGATGTGCCGGGGAGTTATCACAAACGTACGAGGTACAGACGTGGCCTCTTTATATGGATTTATCACTACCTGATGCAGCGGAACATCTGCATGGTTTCTGCGTGGCATTAGGGTTACAAGTGGAGGTGCTGGTGAATAATGCCGGTATTTTTCGGTTCGAACATATCGTGAATCTTTCCGTGGGTGTCGTGCGAACCATGCTGATGTTGCACATGAACACGGTGGTTTTGCTTTGTCGTTATTTCGGGGAGGATATGAGAAAACGGGGAAAAGGGTATATCCTCAATATGTCTTCGATGTCGGCTTGGTTCCCTTATCCGGGAATTTCGTTGTACGCATCCACGAAGTGTTTTTTGAAGAGTTTTTCCCGGGCTTTTCGTTTGGAGATGCTTGATTATGGGGTGAACGTTACCACGGTTTGCCCGGGAGCGATCGCTACCGATTTATATAATTTACCTCTTCATTTGCAGCGTTTGGCCGTGCGAATCGGCGTGATGATGAAACCTGACACGCTTGCACATCGTGCAATTAACGGGATGTTCCGTCACCGATCCCAAATGATTCCCGGGGTAATTAATTATTTCTTTATCGGTTTCCTGTTCTTTCTGCCTTACGGGGTAGTGAGGTGGGTGATGAGGAAGGTGAAAAAAGCAATTGAAAATGAAAAAAATTGAGTGATTGTCGATTTAATGATTAAGTGATTTTATAATCATCTAATCGAAAATCGCAGAATCATATAATTCGTAGGATCTAAAATGAACAAAGGTTTGTTTATCATCACCGGGGCCAATGGGGGCATGGGAAAGGCGATCACGAAGGCGATAGCCGGGACGGGTGTTCCCGTGGTTATGGCTTGTCGGAATGTTGAACGGGCGGCAGGAGTGAGGGATGAAATTGTGCGGGAGACGGGAAACGGTCGGGTGGAGTTGCATCAGTTGGATTTGGCGTCGGTTGCTTCCATCCGTTCTTTTGTTGACGGGTTGAACGGACGGGAGGTTAGCGTGCTGGTGAATAACGCGGGGATCATGTGTCGGGATTTTACGACGACCGAGGACGGGTTGGAGATGACCGTGGGGGTGAATTACGTGGGGACTTGGTTGTTGACGAATTGGTTACTTCCGAATATGGGAAAAACCGGGAAGACCCGGATTATTAATACATCATCGGTTACTTGTAAGATGGGAGAGATCGGAGATCATTTCTTTGAATTGGACCCGGAGCATTACCGTCGCTTTAAGGCTTATCCCAATTCAAAATTGGCGATACTGATGTTTACGGCTGAACTGGCAAGGCGGGTACAGGGGCGTGCGATTACCGTGAACGCGGTTGATCCGGGTGTGGTGAACACGGGAATGATTACTATGCATAAATGGTACGATCCCTTGGCGGATGTTTTTTTTCGTCCGTTTATTAAATCTCCGGAACGAGGGGCGATGACGGCTATACTTTTGGCAACTTCCGATCGGTACGTGAATGTATCGGGCGGCTTTTTTAGGAATAAACGTCAGGTGGGGGTACCGAAAGCGGTTCTTGATGCAGAGGCTTGTCAGAAGTTGTGGCTTCAGACAGAGCAATTGGTGGCTGGACTGATCGGCTCAAAATTAAAAAAGGGAGAAAATTAGAGTGCAATAGAGGCTTTTAATTTTCAGCTTTACTTATCTTTGTAGGCAAAGAAATTAATATTATGCGATTAGAGGAAAGATACGATAAGGTGTTGGCATGGTTCCGGGAACGTATGCCGGTAGCCGACACGGAATTACAGTATAATGATCCCTTCCAGTTGTTGGTAGCGGTGATTTTATCGGCTCAATGTACCGACAAACGGGTGAATATGGTGACTCCCGCTTTGTTCGAGCAATTTCCGGATGCGGAGTCTATGTCTAAGGCGAGCGTGGAGGAGATTTTCGAGTTGATCAAGTCTATCTCTTACCCGAATAATAAATCCAAGCATTTGTCTGCGATGGCAAAAAAGCTGATGGAAGATTTTGATGGGATTGTCCCGGATGATTTCGAGTTATTGCAGACGTTGCCCGGGGTGGGACGGAAGACGGCCAATGTTATGGAAGCGGTGGCTTTCAAGCGTCCGGCTATGCCTGTCGACACGCACGTTTTCCGGGTAGCTGACCGTATCGGGCTGGTAACGGGTGCCAAGACCCCGTTGGAAACGGAAAAACAACTCGTGGCGCATATTCCTGCCGAGTGGCTGTCCACGGCTCACCATTGGTTGATATTGCACGGAAGATATGTTTGCGTGGCAAGAAAGCCGAAGTGTGAAGAGTGTGGGATTGCCGAGTGGTGCAGATATAATCAAAAAAAGCTGTCTTGACGAGAGACAGCTTTTTCACTATTTACTACTAACCCTAAAATTGGAACTACTTCGAGCATCCATTTTCTTGCAATAAACCCGTTTTTATTACTTAGTGTGAATTTATTTATTAGATGCAGGATTTTTGAAAAGGTTGCGTGAAAAAATAAAAAAATTAGAGGATTGTGATTCACAATCCTCTAATTTTTTTATTTTAATCCTTTACGCTTTAGTAATGGATCAATAGAAGGCTCTTGACCTCTGAATTTCTGGTAAAGGGTCATGGCATCTTCGGAGCCACCTTTGGAAAGAATGTTCTCCCGGAATGCTTTTGTTTTTTCGGGATTGAAGATGTTTCCGGTTTCTTTAAATGCCTCGAAAGCATCAGCATCCAGTACTTCGGCCCACGTGTAAGCGTAATACCCGGAAGAATAGCCTCCGGCAAATATGTGCTGGAAGTAAGGACTGCGATAGCGTACCGTGATTTCCGGGATAAGTCCGATTTTTTCTAACGTGGCTTTTTCGAATTCGTTCGGGTTGACGGGATCGGTGGTGTTACGCGTGTGGTAAGCCATATCCAGTAAAGCGGCTGCCATGAATTCGGTCGTGACGAATCCTTGGTTGAAATGTCCGCTATTCTCCAGTTTGTCGATAAGCTCTTGCGGGATCGGTTCTCCCGTTTTGTAATGACGGGCGTAAACTTTCAATACTTCGGGATCAGCGGCCCAGTTTTCCATAATTTGAGAGGGGAGTTCCACGAAATCCCTAGGAACAGAAGTTCCTGATACCTTATTATATGTACATTGTGACAATAAACCGTGAAGGGCATGACCGAATTCATGGAAAAGGGTTTGTGCCTCGTCAAAACTCAATAATGCCGGAACATCCCCCGTGGGTTTCGTGAAGTTGCACACGTTCGTGATGATCGGGGTTACTTTTTTACCCAGTGCGGATTGCTTGCGATAAGAATTCATCCATGCTCCTGAACGTTTGCTTTCTCTCGGGTGGAAGTCCATGTATAGAATCCCGATATGGTCTCCGTTCGCTTCCTTCACCTCGAATGCCAAAGCGTCCGGATGGGGAACGGGTAGGTCGGTACGTTGCGTGAACGTGATACCATATAATTTATTGGCCGTGTAGAAGGCTCCCTCTCTGACATTTTCTAGCGGGAAGTATTGACGAAGTTCATTTTCGTCTAACCCGTATTTGGCTTTCTTTACTTTTTCAGCATAATAGCGCCAGTCCCAAGGCTGCAATTTGAAGTTTTTACCCTCCTTGCGAATCATGTCTTGAAGTTCTTTGGCTTCTTTTTTAGCGATCGGGAGAGCGGCATTCCAAATTTGGTTACAGAGGTCGTACACGTTCTCCGGGGTTTTGGCCATGTTGTTGTCGAGAATGAATGCCGCATGGGTATCATAACCGAGCAACTGGGCTTTTTGTACTCGCAGGGAAGTGATCTTGGATATGATCTCTTTGTTATCGTACTCGTTGTCGTTATTGCAACGGTTGATGTAAGCCTTGTAGATCTTTTCTCTTAAATCACGGTTGTCAGCATATTGCAGGAACGGAATCATGCTTGGGTTGTGGAGGGTAAACACCCATTTCCCTTCCAATCCGGCATTCTTGGCAGCGGTAGCAGCTGTGGCAATCACGTTTTCGGGAAGACCGGATAAATCTTTCTCGTTATCAATGACCAGTTTGAAATTATTGGTCTCATTCAGCAAGTTTTCACCGAATTGCAGGCTGAGCATAGATAGTTCGCTGTTCAACTTCTTGAATGTTTCCTTGTCCTCGGGAGAGAGGTTGGCTCCACCCCGAACGAAACCTTGGTAATATTTGTCGAGTACAGTCAATTGTTCCGGAGTCAGATTTTCTTTCTCCTTATTATTATATACCGTTTTGATTCTCTCGAAAAGTTTGTCATTTAAATTGATCGCATCCCAGTGAGCGGTGAGTTTCGGGGTAATCTCTTTGGCGATGGCCTTGATCGAATCGTTCGTGTTCGCACCTTGTTGATTGCCGAACACGGAGGCTACTTTGTTCAGTAATTCGCCGGAAGTTTCGAGAGCGTCGATCGTGTTTTTAAATGTAGGAGCCTCCGGATTGTTGATGATCGCGTCGATTTCCGCTTGGTGTTGTTTCATCCCTTCCTCGTAAGCAGGAAGATAATGTTGATTTTTAATCAAGTGGAAAGGGGGAACCTCGTGAGGGGTTTCATACGTGTTGAAAAATGGATTTTCATTCTTCACTTGCCCTGATTGGCAGGATTGCAGCGCTAGTCCTACGCAACAAACTAAGTAAGTGACTTTTTTCATTTTGAATTTTATTATTTGGTTTTAGAATGTGACAAATATAATTAAGTCAGATAGAATATACAAATGAATGAATTTCTCCTTATTTTTGTGTCTTTCAAAAATGGATAAGATTGATATGAATATACAAGAAAATGTTGCAACTTTTATCACGAAGTTACCTAAGGTAATTTTGTTGTGTGTTATCATTTACCTGATTTCGTTGAATTTCAAGACGACCAACGAGGCCCCGAAGAATCAAGAGGTGAAAGCTGAGGTTTCGAATGTTGTTCCGCTGGATGCGGTGAAGAAATATTTTCCGACTTGTACGAGCGTTGAGAAAGTGAACGAAGTACATTATGCCGTTAAAGCTGGTGGGGAGGAGATTGGTAAATTACTTGTTACGACCCCGATCGCGGACGATCTGATCGGTTATGCTGGGAATGTGCCTTTGTTCTTGGCGGTTTCCGAGGAAGATGTGATTTTAGGACTTACCCTGTTAGATAATAGCGAGTCGCCCGGGTTTTTAAGGCGTTTGGAGAAAAAGAATCTGTTCTCGGCATGGGATGGTAAGACGTTGGAGGAGGCCGAGCAACTGAACGTGGAGGCCGTGAGTGGGGCCACGATGTCGAGTGATGCCATCCGGGGGAGTGTGAAAAGAGCGCTGGAGTTTTACCTGGAACGTGACGGGGGTGGTTTTGACATGGATTGGATGAAATTGTTACAGCACGCTTTGGGGGGAATTGTGGTTTTGTTGGCGTTAGCCAGTATGTTCTGGGGAAGTCGGATGAAACGTTGGCGTTACGTGTTGCAGGTTTCTTCCGTGTTGATTCTTGGTTTCTGGTCCGGGTACTTTGTTTCATTAGAGTTGTTATTTCACTAGTGTCCACTAAAAATTTTTTGGTCACTAGTCGGTTAAAAATTAAATAAATTCGATTCACTTGAATCATTTAGCTCTTTGATATTTTTGAAATTCGATTTGTCGAACAAATCTCTAAGATGAGTTTTATCGGTTAGCGAGATGCCGAGTATTTGCAAGGTTTCGTAGATGCTTCGCTCTAACTTCATATCGTGTTGTACTATCGCCACAAGGCAGTAAGTAATTATGGCACAATATATTTGTATGCGTACAGCATTCTCCGAAGTTCCCCAAAACCTCTTTATCTTAAGGTGTTGTTTAATCCATTTGAAAAACAGCTCCACACTCCATCTATTTCGGTATAACCGAGAAATCAGCTCAGCCGAAGCGTCAAGATTGTTCGTCAGGAAAATGTATCGTGTGCCACTTTCGGGGTCTTCAACAATGAGCTTTCTAAGTTCATCGGGGTAATCCTTGGAACTTTTATAAACCGTAAAACATCCGATGACATCAGAAATGACACCTTCAGGCAATCTTCGCTTCCACGTTTTGGGCTTGATGCGTACATTGGTTTTGGCTCGTACAACGAAGAAAGCACCTATGCGGTCTATCGTATACAAGTTGCCAAAATCGTTGTAACCACGGTCAAATATATAATGCGCACCACGTTCATAAGGAATCACAGACATCGCTTTTGTATCGTGAATATTAGCAGGAGTAATATGCACAAATGCAGGAACTTCCGCTTCCACATCGTAGAGCGTATGCATCTTGATTCCGCCTTTATGCTTGCGGAATTTAGCCCACTCGAACACTGACAGACAAAGGTCAATCGTGGTGGAATCAAAAGCATAGACATGACCGTCAAGCTCAAAGATTCTTTCGATTCTACGCTTGCGCGCTTCGGCTATCATGAAGGTTGCATATTCCTGGAAGATGCGATAGTCACGTTGCTCGTTAGCCTTGCTAAGATTGCTTCGTGTTACGGACTTGCCGATTCCCAGATGATAGAGTTTTCCGGTGTGAGCCTCCAGTGACACGATGAGGTCTCTTAAACTCTCACGGTTGGAAAGTTGACCGAACATCATCGTAAGCAACTGATTCCAACAGGTATAGCTTTTAATGTATTTGTTGCCTTCATACTTCTTGACGATACGCAAGAACTTGAACTCATCAAGAAATGTGACTAATTGAGAAAAAACATATTTGTCTTTATTCATAACAGTCTGATTCAGACTGCAAAAGTAATTTCAAATCGTTGCGCACCAAATACCATTACAACAAACTGAATTTCAACAATTTCAAAGAACGACTATGATTTTTTAGTGGACACTAATGTTGTTATTTAACTGGTTGTTGAACGGGGTACCTTGGGGCGCTCGTATTTTGTTGCCCGTGATTGCCGTGCTGGCTTTGGCTTGTCCCTTATTCTTGAACAAGGGGTATTATTGCGCGTATCTATGTCCTTTTGGGGCAGCGCAGGAATTGGTAGGGAAAGTTCGTAAGAAAAAAATAGCCCCCAAGGGAGTGTGGAAGAATATATTTAAATATACTCGCGTGATCTATTTTATGGTGATTCTCGCGCTGTTGTTGTGGGGAATTCCGTTGGAATTGGCATCGTTGGAACCCTTCCCGGCATTTTTATTGACCGCTGCAACGGGGTGGGTCATCGCTTTGGCTGTCATATTTTTACTCTTATCCGTATTTTTTGCCCGTCCTTGGTGTAACTATTTTTGTCCTACCGGGGCGTTGCTGGATATTTTGAGAAAGGCCGATACAAAGGCGGGTTCGGAGAGAAGGAAAAAAGTGATCCGGGAATTTATTGCCTTGGCAATATTCCTCGTGATATTATATTTTATATTGAGGTAAAAAAAACTTGAAACTTTTTTACCGAAACATTTGATTGTTTGAATAAAAAGTGCGTAATTTGCATCCTGTTTGGAAAGCGTTTATAAAAATATTGAGAGATGTCAAGAATTTGTCAAATAACTGGAAAGAAAGCGATGGTTGGTAACCATGTTTCTCACTCCAAAAGAAGAGTGAAGAGAACATTCGAGATCAACCTGTTTAAGAGGAATTTTTATTGGCCAGAAGAAGATAGATGGATCCGTTTGAATGTATCTGCAGCCGGATTGCGCCTAATCAACAAGAAAGGTATTAGTGCTTGTTTGAAGGAAGCTACTGCCAATGGTTTAATTAAGAACGTATAAAGTAAGAAGAGATGGCAAAGAAGAGCAAAGGAAACAGAATACAGGTGATTTT
The window above is part of the Butyricimonas paravirosa genome. Proteins encoded here:
- a CDS encoding CDGSH iron-sulfur domain-containing protein, translated to MKEREIEPGTPEINKKYSIVVDRKGPYLVYGHPLLKQQFIVQNDEGSSWSYRDGIEYDMNDEPTALCRCGASANKPYCDGAHLNTNWDPTLTADNIPLLKDADVVDGPTLELTDNEKYCAFARFCDAYGKVWNLVEESDDPEARELTIREANYCPAGRLKAWDKDKGEFIENKLEPSLVLLEDPQERCSGPLFVRGGIPIDDTEGVRYELRNRVTLCRCGASSNKPFCDGTHVSIRFRDGLPGPHGGIK
- a CDS encoding DUF1295 domain-containing protein; this translates as MDAFHIFLAVMTGIAVIVFVALYFVKAGYGMFFDAKWGRPIDNRIGWVLMEAPVFIAMALFWYFSDRGYELVPLIFFIFFEIHYFQRAFIFPLLLKGKGRMPMGIMLMGITFNVLNACMQGGWIFYFAPSDLYTPEWLTSPQFIIGTVLFFAGMFTNIQSDHIIRHLRRPGDTGHYLPKGGMFRYVTSANYFGEIVEWVGFAILTWSLSGAVFAIWTFANLVPRANTIYHKYLGMFGDEVKKRRLKRVIPFIY
- a CDS encoding NADH:flavin oxidoreductase, which gives rise to MTRESKLFTPLTIGPLTLRNRTIRAAAFEGMCPGNAPSEMLHDYHLSVARGGIGMTTIAYAAIVRSGLSFPHQLWLRPEILPALRQLTDDIHATGAAASIQIGHCGNMSHKGICGCTPISASSGFNIYSPTLVRGMKKEEIVEMAKAFGQAVNMAREAGFDAVEVHAGHGYLISQFLSPYTNHRKDEFGGSLENRMRFMRMAMAEVMKAAGDDMAVLVKMNTRDGFRGGMEVPECIEVAKALEEIGVHALILSGGFVSRAPMYVMRGAMPIRSLTYYMQQFWLPIGVRVAGHMMIPTVPFKEAYFFEDALKFREAVKLPLVYVGGLVSREKIDMVLDAGFDGVSMARALLNEPDFVNRMAREENARNACEHANYCIARMYSREMACHKHIPDLPKKLLKELESASKKN
- a CDS encoding SDR family NAD(P)-dependent oxidoreductase, with product MEVIDQPSVHPVAIVTGASSGIGLEYARELCSRGYDVVMVSNEEERLTRCAGELSQTYEVQTWPLYMDLSLPDAAEHLHGFCVALGLQVEVLVNNAGIFRFEHIVNLSVGVVRTMLMLHMNTVVLLCRYFGEDMRKRGKGYILNMSSMSAWFPYPGISLYASTKCFLKSFSRAFRLEMLDYGVNVTTVCPGAIATDLYNLPLHLQRLAVRIGVMMKPDTLAHRAINGMFRHRSQMIPGVINYFFIGFLFFLPYGVVRWVMRKVKKAIENEKN
- a CDS encoding SDR family oxidoreductase, whose protein sequence is MNKGLFIITGANGGMGKAITKAIAGTGVPVVMACRNVERAAGVRDEIVRETGNGRVELHQLDLASVASIRSFVDGLNGREVSVLVNNAGIMCRDFTTTEDGLEMTVGVNYVGTWLLTNWLLPNMGKTGKTRIINTSSVTCKMGEIGDHFFELDPEHYRRFKAYPNSKLAILMFTAELARRVQGRAITVNAVDPGVVNTGMITMHKWYDPLADVFFRPFIKSPERGAMTAILLATSDRYVNVSGGFFRNKRQVGVPKAVLDAEACQKLWLQTEQLVAGLIGSKLKKGEN
- the nth gene encoding endonuclease III, with protein sequence MRLEERYDKVLAWFRERMPVADTELQYNDPFQLLVAVILSAQCTDKRVNMVTPALFEQFPDAESMSKASVEEIFELIKSISYPNNKSKHLSAMAKKLMEDFDGIVPDDFELLQTLPGVGRKTANVMEAVAFKRPAMPVDTHVFRVADRIGLVTGAKTPLETEKQLVAHIPAEWLSTAHHWLILHGRYVCVARKPKCEECGIAEWCRYNQKKLS
- a CDS encoding M3 family metallopeptidase, producing MKKVTYLVCCVGLALQSCQSGQVKNENPFFNTYETPHEVPPFHLIKNQHYLPAYEEGMKQHQAEIDAIINNPEAPTFKNTIDALETSGELLNKVASVFGNQQGANTNDSIKAIAKEITPKLTAHWDAINLNDKLFERIKTVYNNKEKENLTPEQLTVLDKYYQGFVRGGANLSPEDKETFKKLNSELSMLSLQFGENLLNETNNFKLVIDNEKDLSGLPENVIATAATAAKNAGLEGKWVFTLHNPSMIPFLQYADNRDLREKIYKAYINRCNNDNEYDNKEIISKITSLRVQKAQLLGYDTHAAFILDNNMAKTPENVYDLCNQIWNAALPIAKKEAKELQDMIRKEGKNFKLQPWDWRYYAEKVKKAKYGLDENELRQYFPLENVREGAFYTANKLYGITFTQRTDLPVPHPDALAFEVKEANGDHIGILYMDFHPRESKRSGAWMNSYRKQSALGKKVTPIITNVCNFTKPTGDVPALLSFDEAQTLFHEFGHALHGLLSQCTYNKVSGTSVPRDFVELPSQIMENWAADPEVLKVYARHYKTGEPIPQELIDKLENSGHFNQGFVTTEFMAAALLDMAYHTRNTTDPVNPNEFEKATLEKIGLIPEITVRYRSPYFQHIFAGGYSSGYYAYTWAEVLDADAFEAFKETGNIFNPEKTKAFRENILSKGGSEDAMTLYQKFRGQEPSIDPLLKRKGLK
- a CDS encoding FMN-binding protein; the protein is MNIQENVATFITKLPKVILLCVIIYLISLNFKTTNEAPKNQEVKAEVSNVVPLDAVKKYFPTCTSVEKVNEVHYAVKAGGEEIGKLLVTTPIADDLIGYAGNVPLFLAVSEEDVILGLTLLDNSESPGFLRRLEKKNLFSAWDGKTLEEAEQLNVEAVSGATMSSDAIRGSVKRALEFYLERDGGGFDMDWMKLLQHALGGIVVLLALASMFWGSRMKRWRYVLQVSSVLILGFWSGYFVSLELLFH
- a CDS encoding IS4 family transposase, which gives rise to MNKDKYVFSQLVTFLDEFKFLRIVKKYEGNKYIKSYTCWNQLLTMMFGQLSNRESLRDLIVSLEAHTGKLYHLGIGKSVTRSNLSKANEQRDYRIFQEYATFMIAEARKRRIERIFELDGHVYAFDSTTIDLCLSVFEWAKFRKHKGGIKMHTLYDVEAEVPAFVHITPANIHDTKAMSVIPYERGAHYIFDRGYNDFGNLYTIDRIGAFFVVRAKTNVRIKPKTWKRRLPEGVISDVIGCFTVYKSSKDYPDELRKLIVEDPESGTRYIFLTNNLDASAELISRLYRNRWSVELFFKWIKQHLKIKRFWGTSENAVRIQIYCAIITYCLVAIVQHDMKLERSIYETLQILGISLTDKTHLRDLFDKSNFKNIKELNDSSESNLFNF
- a CDS encoding 4Fe-4S binding protein, whose translation is MLLFNWLLNGVPWGARILLPVIAVLALACPLFLNKGYYCAYLCPFGAAQELVGKVRKKKIAPKGVWKNIFKYTRVIYFMVILALLLWGIPLELASLEPFPAFLLTAATGWVIALAVIFLLLSVFFARPWCNYFCPTGALLDILRKADTKAGSERRKKVIREFIALAIFLVILYFILR
- the rpmB gene encoding 50S ribosomal protein L28, with protein sequence MSRICQITGKKAMVGNHVSHSKRRVKRTFEINLFKRNFYWPEEDRWIRLNVSAAGLRLINKKGISACLKEATANGLIKNV